The following are from one region of the Hymenobacter sp. YIM 151858-1 genome:
- the hisIE gene encoding bifunctional phosphoribosyl-AMP cyclohydrolase/phosphoribosyl-ATP diphosphatase HisIE, translating to MTFDFEKMGGLIPAVVQDADTGQVLMLGYVNEEALRKTEQEGRVTFFSRSKNRLWTKGETSGHYLTVVSLHPDCDHDALLIRARPDGPTCHRGTVSCFEQEQQAALPTAPVSFLAELERLVTRRQQNPAEEPNSYTVKLFQKGMPKIAQKVGEEAVETVIDAVAGNRDGLKGEAADLLYHLLVLLRASDLGIEDVVELLRQRHSTISAGVRRE from the coding sequence ATGACTTTTGACTTCGAAAAAATGGGCGGGCTGATTCCGGCCGTGGTGCAGGATGCCGACACCGGGCAGGTGTTGATGCTGGGCTACGTGAACGAGGAGGCGCTGCGCAAAACCGAGCAGGAGGGACGCGTTACCTTTTTCTCGCGCTCCAAGAACCGCCTCTGGACCAAAGGCGAAACCAGCGGCCACTACCTCACGGTGGTCAGCCTGCACCCCGACTGCGACCACGACGCGCTGCTAATCCGCGCCCGGCCCGATGGCCCCACCTGTCACCGCGGCACCGTAAGCTGTTTCGAGCAGGAGCAGCAAGCGGCGTTGCCCACGGCCCCGGTGAGCTTTCTGGCTGAGCTGGAGCGCCTGGTGACCCGCCGTCAGCAAAACCCCGCCGAAGAACCCAATTCGTACACGGTAAAGCTGTTTCAGAAAGGCATGCCCAAGATTGCCCAGAAAGTAGGCGAGGAGGCCGTGGAAACCGTTATCGACGCTGTAGCGGGCAACCGCGACGGGCTGAAGGGCGAGGCGGCCGATTTGCTCTACCACCTGCTGGTGCTGCTGCGGGCGTCGGACCTAGGGATTGAGGACGTGGTGGAGTTATTGCGCCAGCGCCACTCCAC
- the hisF gene encoding imidazole glycerol phosphate synthase subunit HisF — MLTKRIIPCLDVKDGRTVKGIRFEGLRDAGDPVALASQYAKQGADELVFLDITATNQKRQTLVALVRDVARELDIPFTVGGGIGAVADVEALLLNGADKVSINSAALQRPELIDELARRFGSQCIVVAVDARHTAEAGWQVYTRAGTVATGRDAVAWCREAAERGAGELLLTSMSHDGTKDGFALDVTGAVCQAVSVPVIASGGAGKMVHFTDVFQQARADAGLAASVFHFGEIGIPDLKQHLRAAGVPVRI; from the coding sequence ATGCTTACCAAACGCATCATTCCGTGCCTCGATGTAAAAGACGGCCGCACCGTGAAGGGCATCCGCTTCGAGGGTTTGCGCGACGCCGGCGACCCGGTGGCGCTGGCGTCGCAATACGCCAAGCAGGGCGCCGATGAGCTCGTGTTCCTGGATATTACCGCCACCAATCAAAAGCGCCAAACCCTGGTGGCGCTGGTGCGCGACGTAGCCCGCGAGCTGGACATCCCGTTCACCGTAGGCGGCGGCATTGGGGCCGTGGCCGACGTGGAAGCGCTGCTGCTCAACGGAGCCGACAAGGTATCCATCAACTCGGCCGCCTTGCAGCGCCCCGAGCTGATTGATGAGCTGGCCCGCCGCTTCGGCTCGCAGTGCATTGTAGTGGCCGTAGATGCCCGCCACACGGCCGAAGCGGGCTGGCAGGTGTATACCCGCGCCGGTACCGTAGCCACCGGCCGCGATGCCGTGGCCTGGTGCCGCGAGGCCGCCGAGCGCGGCGCCGGCGAGCTGCTGCTTACCTCCATGAGCCACGACGGCACCAAAGATGGTTTTGCGCTGGATGTTACGGGCGCCGTATGCCAGGCCGTGAGCGTGCCCGTTATTGCTTCGGGCGGGGCTGGCAAGATGGTACACTTCACCGATGTGTTTCAGCAGGCCCGGGCCGATGCAGGCTTAGCTGCTAGCGTCTTTCACTTCGGCGAAATCGGCATTCCTGACCTCAAGCAGCACCTGCGAGCCGCCGGTGTTCCGGTAAGAATATGA
- the hisA gene encoding 1-(5-phosphoribosyl)-5-[(5-phosphoribosylamino)methylideneamino]imidazole-4-carboxamide isomerase encodes MEIIPAIDLIGGQCVRLTEGDFAQQTTYDSDPLAVAQRFEQHGMRRLHLVDLDGARAKRPVNLPMLERIARHTNLIIDFGGGLQQEEAVRQAFDAGAAQITAGSIAVREPDTVQAWLRSFGAERIIVGADFRDNHISINAWAEQSERTLAEFVAAYLGAGATTFVCTDVSKDGKLQGPSLGAYKALRAELPQAQLVASGGVTTIADVEALAEVGMHGAIIGKAIYEGTIRLEDLRRFVA; translated from the coding sequence ATGGAAATCATACCTGCCATCGACCTTATTGGTGGCCAGTGCGTGCGCCTCACCGAAGGCGACTTTGCCCAGCAAACCACGTACGACTCCGACCCCTTGGCCGTAGCCCAACGTTTCGAGCAGCACGGCATGCGCCGCCTGCACCTCGTCGACCTCGACGGCGCCCGGGCTAAGCGCCCGGTAAACCTGCCCATGCTCGAGCGCATCGCCCGCCACACCAACCTTATTATCGATTTTGGCGGTGGCTTGCAGCAGGAGGAAGCCGTACGGCAAGCCTTCGATGCTGGCGCGGCGCAAATCACGGCGGGCAGCATTGCCGTACGCGAGCCCGACACCGTGCAAGCATGGCTGCGCAGCTTCGGGGCAGAGCGCATTATTGTCGGCGCCGATTTTCGCGACAACCACATTTCCATAAACGCCTGGGCCGAGCAATCGGAGCGCACCCTGGCCGAGTTTGTGGCGGCTTACCTTGGCGCCGGCGCCACCACTTTTGTGTGCACGGATGTCAGCAAGGACGGCAAGCTGCAAGGCCCCTCCCTAGGTGCCTACAAAGCCTTGCGTGCCGAGCTGCCGCAAGCGCAGCTGGTAGCCAGTGGTGGGGTAACCACCATTGCCGACGTGGAAGCCCTGGCCGAAGTGGGCATGCACGGCGCCATTATCGGCAAAGCCATTTACGAGGGTACCATCCGGCTCGAAGACCTTCGCCGGTTCGTGGCCTAG
- the hisH gene encoding imidazole glycerol phosphate synthase subunit HisH, translated as MEIAVIDYKGGNVQSVLFALERLGVQATLTADHDTIRRADKILFPGEGEAASAMQELRAQGLDQLLPTLEQPFLGICLGMQLLGQHSEEGDTQLLGILPFEVKRFAADAQHKVPHMGWNNLQRLRTPLFEGLREEDFVYFVHSYYAPVGDYTIAEAAYPAPFSAAVQHGNFYAVQFHAEKSGPVGTRILQNFLGIRA; from the coding sequence ATGGAAATAGCTGTAATTGACTACAAAGGCGGCAACGTACAGTCGGTGTTGTTTGCCCTGGAGCGCCTGGGTGTACAAGCAACCCTAACGGCTGATCATGACACGATCCGGCGTGCCGACAAGATCTTGTTTCCGGGCGAAGGCGAAGCCGCATCGGCTATGCAGGAGCTGCGGGCCCAGGGCCTCGACCAACTTCTGCCCACGCTCGAGCAACCCTTCCTGGGTATATGCCTGGGCATGCAGCTGCTGGGGCAGCACAGCGAAGAAGGCGACACGCAGCTGCTCGGTATCCTGCCCTTCGAGGTAAAGCGCTTCGCGGCCGACGCTCAGCACAAAGTGCCGCATATGGGCTGGAACAACCTGCAGCGTTTGCGCACCCCACTGTTCGAAGGCCTGCGCGAGGAAGACTTCGTGTACTTCGTGCACAGCTACTACGCACCCGTGGGCGACTACACCATTGCCGAGGCCGCCTACCCAGCACCGTTCAGCGCGGCGGTGCAGCACGGCAACTTCTATGCGGTGCAGTTTCACGCCGAGAAAAGCGGCCCGGTAGGTACCCGCATCCTTCAGAACTTTTTAGGGATTAGGGCTTAG
- the hisB gene encoding bifunctional histidinol-phosphatase/imidazoleglycerol-phosphate dehydratase HisB, with the protein MKKVLFIDRDGTILVEPQPSQQVDSFDKFQFLPGAISNLARIARELDYELVLVTNQDGLGTASFPEDTFWPCQNLMLDILRGEGVEFVRSHIDRSFPHENLPTRKPGIGMLTEYLDPANGYDLPNSYVLGDRITDVQLAENLGCQSILISDDLTDERAALTTTSWDAIYQFLRLPARKAVVQRDTNETKIRVELNLDGSGKHSIKTGLGFFDHMIDQLAKHSGVDMLVEVQGDLHIDEHHTIEDTAIAIGEAFNQAIGDKRGVARYGFLLPMDDSLAQAAIDFSGRPWLVWDASFKREKVGDMPTEMFYHFFKSFSDAARCNLNIKCEGDNEHHKIEAIFKAVAKATKVALQRDATKMEIPSTKGVL; encoded by the coding sequence ATGAAAAAAGTACTTTTCATCGACCGCGACGGCACCATCTTGGTGGAGCCGCAGCCCAGCCAGCAGGTTGATAGCTTCGATAAGTTTCAGTTTCTGCCAGGCGCCATCAGCAACCTGGCACGCATTGCGCGCGAGCTCGACTACGAGCTGGTGCTCGTAACCAACCAGGACGGCCTCGGCACCGCGTCGTTTCCGGAGGATACGTTCTGGCCCTGCCAAAACCTGATGCTCGACATTTTGCGCGGCGAAGGAGTGGAGTTTGTCCGCAGCCACATCGACCGCAGCTTCCCGCACGAAAACCTGCCAACCCGGAAGCCCGGCATCGGCATGCTCACCGAGTACCTCGATCCGGCCAACGGCTACGACTTGCCGAACTCCTACGTGCTCGGAGACCGAATCACGGATGTGCAGCTGGCCGAAAACCTAGGGTGCCAATCCATTCTCATCAGCGACGACCTCACCGACGAGCGTGCCGCCCTTACGACTACCAGCTGGGATGCCATATACCAGTTTCTGCGCTTGCCCGCTCGCAAGGCAGTGGTACAACGCGACACCAACGAAACCAAGATTCGGGTTGAGCTAAACCTCGACGGCAGCGGCAAGCATAGCATAAAAACCGGCCTCGGATTTTTTGACCACATGATCGATCAGCTGGCCAAGCACAGCGGGGTAGATATGCTGGTGGAAGTACAAGGCGACTTGCACATCGACGAACACCACACCATCGAGGATACGGCTATTGCCATCGGCGAGGCATTCAACCAAGCCATCGGCGATAAGCGCGGCGTGGCTCGCTACGGGTTCTTGCTGCCCATGGATGACTCGTTGGCGCAAGCCGCTATCGATTTTTCGGGGCGGCCTTGGCTGGTGTGGGATGCCTCGTTCAAACGCGAAAAAGTGGGCGACATGCCTACCGAAATGTTTTACCATTTCTTTAAAAGCTTCTCCGACGCCGCCCGGTGTAACCTCAACATTAAGTGCGAAGGCGACAATGAGCACCATAAGATCGAGGCCATCTTTAAGGCTGTTGCGAAGGCCACAAAGGTAGCTTTGCAACGCGATGCTACCAAGATGGAAATACCTAGCACCAAAGGAGTTCTGTAG